CGAgttgacctcgtcgaccttggTCTGCGGGATGGGGCCGTTGCCGGTGCGGACCTTGGACGGCAGGATCTGCTCGAagccggcctcgcgggccaCCTTTTCGATGCTCTTGAAGTACTGCGGGAGAGTGAGGCGCCGTGTCAGTTCAACGTTGCCAGCAGgcatgtatgtgtgtgtatgtgtgtgtgtgtaagtGAGCGCCGGGTTCGAGTCTCAAGACACACTCACCTTGACCGTCTTGACCTGGAGCTCCAGGgtcgcgtcctcgtcggacaCAATCATGGGGTGAGGGTGCAGCTGGAGGCTGGACAGAGTCCACATGTGGTTGACACCCTGCTCGATGCAGCGCTGGAGGGCGAGCGACttgcgctggccgaggatgatgacgacgacctcgcgggcctcgaggacggtcTGGACGCCGACCGTCAGGGCCATGCGCGGCACCTTGTCGATGTCGCCGTCAAAGAAGCGCGAGTTGGCGAGGATGGTGTCGTAGGCCAGCGTCTTGACGCGGGTGCGGCTGGCCAGGGAGGAGCCCGGCTCGTTGAAGGCGATGTGCCCGTCCTCACCGATGCCGGCCAGGAAcaggtcgatgccgccgtggtgCTTGATGGCGTCCTCGTAGGCGACGcactcggcctcgaggttgGGCGCGTTGCCGTTGAGGATGTGGACGTTGGACGGGTGGATGTTGACGTGGGAGAAGAAGTGCTTCCACATGAAGGAGTGGTACGACTCTGGGTGGTCGCGGGGGATGCCGACGTACTCGTCCATGTTGAACGTGACGACATTTTCAAACGAGATCTGTTGtaagaggagagagagagagagaagagccAGTCAGTTTTGCGCCACAAGTCGCAAGGGAGAAAAATAAGATACAATGAAAGAGGGGGTGGGGGATCCTGCAACTcacctcgcccgccttgtACTTCTCGACGAGGATCTTGTAGACGCCCTGGGGGCTCGAGCCCGTgggcaggccgaggacgaagggGTTCTCGGGAGTAGGGTTGAAGGCGCGGATGCGGTCAACGATGTAGCTGGCCACGTAGGCGCTCGCCTtgctggcgtcgtcgcgaaTGATCAAGCGCATTGTAACGGCGAGAGGAAGAGGTGTGAGGCGCGTGGGTGTGTGGTgtgggtgagggtgagggtgaggatAATGATGTAAGTGGGCGCGCGTTCGCAGGATGAGGCGGCGAGAGATGCTGGCGCAGGAGAAGGTATGTGTGTGCGAGGGCACAAGCCTGCAACAACAAAAAAGGATCAAGAAAAGAAAAGCGTGCAGGATACTATAATTTGGGCAGAGGAGCTTGAGgtgaaggggaggaggaggaagagagagcgagGGCAAGGTTGTATGGGAAAAAAGGTTTATGGGCGAGCCGGCAAAGTATGGCAAAGCCGGCCGGAGCTTCCACTTGGGTAACGGGCAAGGGAAgcttgacggcgggcgggcgggacggggacgTCGGGGCGCCACtgatggagagagaggcgaACCCTGTGTTGCAACTGCGGGTACTCGTAGGAACTTGGTACATGGACTCATGGAGCACCGGGCCGCAAAGGCACTACGAACGTTAGTATAGTAGTAGCACTGGAGCAGAGGAGACTCAGATCAgagtggtagtagtagtagtactgttagtagtagtacgtacgtggCAGCAACCTCATCAGCAGGAGGGAGACATGcagccgcccctcctccacttCATCACTGCCATGCCATATACTGACACCATGCccaggtaccttaccttaccaGACAGAACAtaccaggccaggccaggccaggccaggccattCGGGGCCATGGGAGGAATAAGACGATTCCTTCCAGTGGGCGTGGCGAGGTGGGATGACCGCCGGATGGGATCAACCGTCGTACGAGCCtttgatgctgctgctgctgctgctgctgctgctgctgctgctgccagcctGCCTCCAGGGATGCTTCACCTTCCATGCTCTCCTTCGGCTGTCTTGCGCTCTGCGCGTCCAGTGGCAGCAGTGCCAGAGGGCCCGGGTGCAGGCCTCGAGCCGCGACTGGCCACAGGGCACCTCAGTTTTGTTACCGAGCCATGAGGCCACTCCTCTGCGTGGAGCGTTTGCCACCTACTAACTTTGGTAGTAAGATGCAGTAagtactgctactactactgctactgccTGCTACAACGTCGACCAAGCGCCggcactgctgctgcacctgcTACGACGGGAGAAAACCAATCTTAAGCGCTCtagggcggcgacggcgggccatACGCTGAAtcatggggaggggggcgggtagtcgtggtggtggtggtagcagTGGTAGTGGTTGCGCgcggtgctgttgctggtgtCATCATCCATCGTCTCGCCTGGTGGAGTtgtgtgtggtggtggtggtgggccgAACATTGATGGGACTGGAGTCGACCTCGACCCAAGAAGAACCTCCCAGGAGCGGCGGATGGAACGTCACTGCATGTGCCCGCACCAGCAACCCCGCTGTCCGCTTGTGGgggagccggggggggggggggcgcggacAGGCTGACGGGCCTCTGTCCGGCTGGGCGCCTGAGAGGGGTGTCTAGCAGCAgccccccagccagccagccagccgggccTGGGCATGCTTCCAGGCTTCTCCaacaggtggtggtggtggcggcggcagtggaggaggatggcatCCACATGGAAGGCATGGAAGGAAAATATTGGAgacatccatccatccccaaccatccatccatttTGGGGTGCCGGTGCCACTCCGGGCGTGGGTCCTGCGCGCTTCGTCCGGGCTGGGGCTGCAGGTTTGTTGGTGCTCCGGTGCCCCCAGACCCAGCACAGGGAGATACCTGTCTGTAGAGGAGGCTCGGGGGGGCAGATGGAGGGTCGCTGTCCGGAGGCGCATCCACCGAGATTCGCCGGATCAAGGCCGGGCCAAAACGTTGCTCCCGGAACAAGCAGCGAGGTGGCGGGCTGCACATTTGCAGCGCCTGGTACTGCCACACTTTGCATGGCCCGTAGTTGGAGGTAGGCACTTTATATCGTACGTCTTGCAGTAGGTGCAGTGCTTTTGTTGTCCCTTTGTGCTGTCACTCACACGCGCAGTGCTCATCAATCCTGAAAGCAATGTGCCAACTGCCTGCCGcaggtagtagtagtagcactGGCATACTACCAGGCatagtactaggtaggcaCCTAAAATAGTACCCTTATATAAGTTATAGGTGGTTACTTGTAGGTAACCTACTTGGAACGGTCAGCGCTACACTGAGCCACTACACGTGCCAGACGTTTGGTGGTGTCATCGGGTGGCTACAACGCCTCCTTGAGAGGCAACCTTGAAGTTGACACAGCTTTGAGGTCATCGCCGTGGTCATTCCCGGGGTACCTGGACCAACCAATGCATCATGGTGATACAGCAGATCCGACCTGGTGTCACACGCAAACcatgggcagggcagacgAAGCACATGACCACGGGCCGCAAGCTGCGATTGGTGCGACGCCAGAGGCCGCGTTTGTTCCCATCAAACACACGTAATGGCTCGCGCACTTTGGCGCAGCTCACACACAGGTATACATACGCAGGTCTGTATCGACGGCACCTTCAGCGCAAAAAAAAATCCGTCGCTCTCTCGATAACAGCCCATCGTCGATTTCGCGCGTCTGGCCGGCACTTGGCCGACGCAACGGTCGTATCCCCTGCCCCTGGGGATTTTGTGAGTTCGGCCAGAGACCAACGTCGCCCTGCGTGTCTCAAACGTCGCAAGAACGCGCAGATCCAGCCAggtgcctgccctgccccaCTGGCACCGAAGCACCGGAGGCGCAAACCGATGCCCGAACAGACGCCGGGCCTGGGTTGCACGGGGTCTGATTCTGACGCAACCTGACCGGCACCGCGGCCGGTGTTTGgtccctcgccgtcgccgacgctgtcgccacgggcgccgcgccgcagaaccgccagccagcctgcacAAGCAACGCGACGTCGTGCCGCCCCGATGGCATGTTTTGCTTCGCGCGGGTCGTGGTAGTATCATCTTTCTCCATGATCCTGCCTTCGTCGCCTTtgtagtagcagtagcatTGCCACGGTCCCGCTGCCGGGTCTCGGTGGTTCGCAGGATCGTGCTTCGAAGCTGAGGGACGGGATGGGACGGGACACCATCCAGGTATCACGCATAGGTAGTATACCTGTCCTGGAGCCTGTCTTTTGCGCATGAAATGGCGCGGTTTGAGCaacggcgaggaaggggtGCGACTTATGAATCCGGCAGATGCATTAATTCTCCTTGCACCGGCGATGCGGCGTCAGGGATTATCAGATGCACCCGCGTGACGCACTACAGACCGGCGAGCTAACTAACATGGGTGATTCAAGGAAAGCAGATGCCAAACAAAACGCCATGACCATCTTGTGTCGCGTCAGCAACAAGATGGAAGTCTGCTTGAGATGGATCCCCCACCTTAGACGCCAGCGGATGCGCCCCCAAACCCCCCCAACGTGGAACGTGGGACGTGGGACGTGGGACGCGGAGGAGATGCCAATGTCTCGCGAGTCTACCTTGCATACGCACTCTTATACCCCCACGTTGCGCGGTCCCATGGTTCAAGGACCAACCGAGTGCATGGCAATGTCTTGGCCAGGCCTGTTGACCGAGGCGCGAGGGATGCTTCGCGAAGGGTCTGCTTCGATTGGGTTCGTGAGGCGGGCATCAAGCCACCATCGCGATCCGTGGTGCGAGCACGAATAAGAagcatgtacttcgtatgcaccaagtacgtacagtacgtacgaCACTACGGCAGCTCGGGTTGACCAAGGGGTGGACGGGGCTGGGCGTCGATCAGGTCACCCGAGTGGCTACGGGCACCAGTGGTTGCAGTTGAGGCTCGCCGACGTTGAAGATGCTGATGTTGGGCAAGGCGGTGGTGCATCGCGACTTACATGACGAACCGGTTCGGGAGTCGGGACAGCGCcgggagaggggaggggcagggcgTGCAACGGCCCCGCGGCGtgccgtggtggcggacggGATGGCAGGCATCGCCTCCTCAGCAGCAGGAGAGCATGAGACACCCTGCTGGCCTTGGGGGGCTAAGTTATTAGGTGTGCCTCCTCTTCGGGCACCCCGTATCGACTGATTCGGTTGATTGTTTGGTTGCTCGGGCTGATCGACTGACTGTTGGTGTCTGCTCCAgctgcaagcaagcaagcaagcatgctcgctcgctaggctgggctgggctgggctgggctggctgggctgggcgcgcgccgccgacaaaaAGATGGAATGACGAACCTGGCGAACCCAGCGAGCTGGGATTTGCGCTTCGTTGGGAGTCGGACGCATCTGGCCGGGGCAGAACGAACGACATGGGGTGGATGACTGGCGTGGATGCCAGCAGTTGCAGTGGCTGCAGTTGCAGTGGCTGCAGTGCTCGTGCTTGGCTGCACGTAGTATAATGGAAAGTTACTGCACTGTACAGTATGACTGCACGTCCCCTGGGAAGGTGCGGAGGCCATCCCGCTGGCCCCGGTCCGTCACTTCCAGGCAGGCGCCAAATGAGGGAAGGAGCTCCACAAGCTGCCACCTCTGCGACATGGCAACGTTACAGCCCCAGATTTTGCATCGACCCTTTGGTTTTTTTCCTGCGCATCACTTGCGCAAATCACCGACTGACGGTACCTCGTGCTCGCCAAAACTGCTGCGGTGCGGCCAAAGAATCTCTCGTCCCGTCCGTgcagcagcccagcacgAGTGGCACGGcagtccagcgccgccgctgctacACCCACCGCCGTCCCTCACCGATCCATGCTACTTGCGCAGCCCATTGAAtgaacccccccctccccttgtgcctgcagcgccgccgctgccgccccttAGATCCCCCTTCTAGCCCTACTAGACCGTCCCTATTGGCTCCGCCTGACCTGGCATCCCAAATCCATCTGCAACGCCTGAGAACAAGGTTGTGGTACCCCATTTCGCAGTCGCAGACGTCTCCCCACAGCGAGCCTTCATCGACGTTCGCATCACCGCGGGGTACGAGACGAGCAAGGGAGGCAGAGTATGAACTCACTCGCTTCTTCTGTGCGCACGTGCAAAGCACCTTGAAACGTTCCTCTTCCCTTTGTAGGTACGAGACGTACGTACGGGGAAATTACCTTGTTTGAATGATCCTCTGGCTGCCACTGTTGCGGCACTATACTACCACCCAAGGCCCCATTTACAAtcacccccccttccccttccgtggtgctgcgccgtgtcgtcgtgggcgtgcGACGTTGGGTCCAGCTCACACGACACACCACACTCGACTCGACCACAGACGCCGACAACGATACCACACGCGGCCAGACAtccccagcagcgccgctACCGACCTCTCAGCCCAAGCCCGAGCCCAGGACAGGGCACGACAGGCCACGCCAGGCACTCACTAGCTCATCCGTGcctccatcgtcgacgcgACCGCCGTGTGCGCACGCGAGACCCAATGGTCCACGCCTGTCCGCCGtccccttcctcgccctgACCCCATCCATCTTGCCCACTCctccgcccgtccgtccatccatggctggcgcaccgcccgcctgctcCCGGCTCCCCGTGCAAGTAACATCCcatcccccatcccatcccatccaccTTTCGGCTCGACCTAGTTACTagctgggcgggcggcccgtctcctcgtcgtcgtcgccggcgcctgtctgtctctccctgcccggcccagccagcccagcctatACGACCAGATCCGCCGTCCCTTTCTGCTGCCCACTTGCGCAGCCTCTTCAACGACACGCTCACTCGGCATCGCCTTGCCCCATCTTGCCCTGTCTTCAGCCAAGGTTTCATCCCAGGGCTCTTTTCTCTGACGCGCTCGTATAGCCTCGCCCCCCCAGCGTTGTCTGTCCAGTACGAGAGTACCCCAGGGTGCCTGTCGATCGGCCCATCGTCTCTTCTCGATCCAACCGCGCACGACACACGCTCACATCCCTGCACAAGCGCGGCCTGCATTCTTCTCTTGTTGTTCTCTGTTGATTCCTCGAGCACACCATACTTATGTCACCTTGGTTCCTCTACACCATATGACCATCCTCACCTGCTATACCGCCGCGGCCCTATTTTACACTCGTTCTCTCCCCCATTATCTGACCCGCTATCCCCCTCATCACCCCCATAGCCTACCACATCGCACGGCCTCCCTACCCCGGATCACACCTTGCATTTAATATACGGATCgcctctctcctcctcctccttcttcgcctcctcccctccaAGTCTCCGCCACCTTCGCCCATGTTATGCTCGTATCCGCCTGCGCAATGACGACCTTTCGAAAAGCCTTCAttgccgccatcgtcaagaGCCTGCTGCGAGGCAAATCTCTGATACAGGCCATTCTTTCCTACTGGATCAAGCCGCTGGGCGCCaacgcctccgcctccaAGCGCAACAAGGCATCCAAGAGCCTCCAGGAATTCCTGAAGGAGGCCGAAGCAGCTCTGCTCGGCCCTGTCAGCGGAGATGGCCTGCTGCAACTATCCGCGGGCTTGAAAGCCCAGTTCTTCGAGCGTCTGCAGACCGACCTGGAGTGCATGCTGCCTTCATACAGCCACCAGCTGCCCACCGGAGGCGAAGCTGGCCAGTACCTCGCTCTCGACGTCGGTGGATCAACTCTCCGAGTCGCCTTGGTTGAGCTGCGAGGAcgcgaagccgaggaagGAAAGCAGAGCGAGATCGTCAGCATGCGCAACTTCAAAATCGGAAAGCCCATCAAGGACCTGGAGGGCATGGCATTCTTCGACTGGATGGGCGAACGGATACAAGAAGTTGTGTCAGCTGGTCTCAACCGGGGCCACAGCCTGGAGAAGCCCTTGCCCGTCGCCCTGGCGTGGAGTTTCCCCATCGAGTACGTATTCAAACGTGCCCTTCGCGTTGCCCTTCGCGTTCCTCCAGTCTGACAACATATAGGCAAACGtcgcttggcggcggcaagctccAGAGAATGGGCAAGGCGTTTTTGGCGGATAAAGGCCTGTTGGGTGAGGATCTGGGCGAGATCGTGAAGCAGGCATGCAAGAAGcaaggcctcgacgtcgagttGGGTGTGATCCTCAATGACTCGAGCGCCTGTCTCCTGTCCCGAGCGTACTCGTATACGTCGACTCGATTCGGCCTGATTCTCGGCACTGGCGTCAACATGGCCGCCTACCTCCCCGTCATGACCATCGGCCGACCAAAGTTTGGCTCCCGCCCTATCGGATGGTtcagccaggccagccatgTCATTGTCAACACCGAGCTGGGCATGTTTGGGCACAACAT
This sequence is a window from Purpureocillium takamizusanense chromosome 8, complete sequence. Protein-coding genes within it:
- the NAG1 gene encoding Glucosamine-6-phosphate deaminase (EggNog:ENOG503NVFS~COG:G), translated to MRLIIRDDASKASAYVASYIVDRIRAFNPTPENPFVLGLPTGSSPQGVYKILVEKYKAGEISFENVVTFNMDEYVGIPRDHPESYHSFMWKHFFSHVNIHPSNVHILNGNAPNLEAECVAYEDAIKHHGGIDLFLAGIGEDGHIAFNEPGSSLASRTRVKTLAYDTILANSRFFDGDIDKVPRMALTVGVQTVLEAREVVVIILGQRKSLALQRCIEQGVNHMWTLSSLQLHPHPMIVSDEDATLELQVKTVKYFKSIEKVAREAGFEQILPSKVRTGNGPIPQTKVDEVNSPTIHSPQPTTSRLLRATPAAEYPIRSVSPELVPDRMASRIPEPNLHKRLTPNPEQQAARQNAISA
- the NAG5 gene encoding Hexokinase (EggNog:ENOG503NXKB~COG:G); the protein is MLVSACAMTTFRKAFIAAIVKSLLRGKSLIQAILSYWIKPLGANASASKRNKASKSLQEFLKEAEAALLGPVSGDGLLQLSAGLKAQFFERLQTDLECMLPSYSHQLPTGGEAGQYLALDVGGSTLRVALVELRGREAEEGKQSEIVSMRNFKIGKPIKDLEGMAFFDWMGERIQEVVSAGLNRGHSLEKPLPVALAWSFPIEQTSLGGGKLQRMGKAFLADKGLLGEDLGEIVKQACKKQGLDVELGVILNDSSACLLSRAYSYTSTRFGLILGTGVNMAAYLPVMTIGRPKFGSRPIGWFSQASHVIVNTELGMFGHNILPMTRWDHTLTREHPRPDFQPLEHEVSGMYLGEIARLALLEAIETTGMLGGMVPPSLKASYSLGTDTLSMIESDTTPELTEAIKIFSERHPSSHAPTTSDMLAIKAIASFISVRSAAIVATCVFTLWDCRVEAEAAYISTLPESSPERLRAEADMKLEKTTVAFNGSVIENYPKYLATCQRYIDELVESKGLAEPRSIQLVPAKESSLMGAAVALACVEHDL